The following DNA comes from Rhodospirillaceae bacterium.
CCCGAAATACCCCAAACCGCAACATATTCTTGAGGTCACCTACGATCTTATTCAGCGCGGGGCGATTAATCTCGATGCCTCTGCCAATGACGACAAGGTGCTGACCTTCCACGATTCATGCAACGTCGCACGGGCCACCCGCATGGGCGATGTTGAAGGTGGCCAGTTCATGATCCCGCGTGAAGTGATCAAGGCCAGCGTCAACAATTTTGTCGACATGAACCCGGACACCATTAACGAGAAAACATTCTGTTGTGGCGGCGGCGGAGGTCTGCTGACCGATGATTTAATGGAACTGCGCATCAAGGGCGCACTACCCAGAATGGAAGCATTAAAGGACGTCGTTGATAGCCACGGCGTCACCCACATGGCGGCAATTTGCGCCATTTGCAAAAGCCAGTTTGCCAAGGTGATGCCGTACTACGGTTTCCCCATGGACATGGTTGTCAGTGTTCACCAGCTCGTCAGCGATGCGATCCAGCTGGGAACCAAAGAATAAACAAGGAAAACGAATATGACCGCGACGCCCGAGAAAAAACTGACTTATCGCCGCTACGAAGAAGGCGATACGGCCTATGACGATTTTACCGATAAGATTTTTATGGCTGGTCATAGCCACAAATGCCCGACCTATGTTCACCGCAGCCCCCCGTGCCAGGGATCGTGCCCGTCCGGCCATGACATTCGCGGCTGGTTGGCTATTGCTCGCGGTCAGGACAAACCCACCGACGAGGAAACGCCCTGGCAGCAATATGCATTTGAACGCATGACCGAAGCCAACCCCTTCCCCAGTGTCATGGGACGCGTATGCCCGGCGCCATGTGAAAGCGGTTGCAACCGAAACGAGGTCGATGATTTCGTCGGCATTAACGCTGTCGAACATTACGTTGGCGACTGGGCCATCGAAAACAAAGTTGCCTACCCTGCCGCTGGATCTGACACGGGCAAGAAAGTCGCCATCATCGGTGGTGGCCCGGCTGGTCTTTCCGCCGCCTATCATTTGCGCAAGCTGGGTCACGGCGTCACCTTATTTGACGAACACGAAGAACTTGGCGGCATGATGCGCTACGGGATTCCGGGCTACCGGACACCACGCGACATGCTCGATTCTGAAATCAACCGCATCATCGACATGGGCGTTGAAGTCAAAACCTCGACCCGTATTGGTGAAGACATTTCCATGGAACAGGTCGATAGCGACTTTGATGCCGTGTTCTGGGGCATTGGCGCACAATCCGGCCGGGCCCTGCCTGTTACCGGTGCCGATGCCAGTAACTGCATTACCGGCGTCGCCTTTCTTGAAGCCTTCAACCAGGGCCGTTTGCAGCATGTCACCGGTCGTGTCGTCGTCATTGGCGGCGGCGATACATCCATCGACGTTGCCTCCGTCGCCCGCAGGTTAGGTCACATTTCAACGAGCCACGATCAGGACCGCCCTGAAACCATCGTCATCGGCCAAACCGCCCACGATGTTGCCACTACGGCCGTGCGTGAAGGCGCCGATGTGACCCTGACCTCGCTGTTCAAGTTTGAGGATATGATGGCTTCCGCCCGCGAGCGCGAAGACGCCGTTTCCGAAGGTGTCGACATCAAGGACGGTGTCATGCCGCTGGAAGTTCTGCTTGACGATAACGGACGGGCGCGGGCCTTGAAAATGTGCAAATGCGACATGGACGGCATGACCCCGATACCGCAGGAAGGCACCGAATTCGAACTGGAATGCGACCTGATCGTTTCGGCCATCGGCCAAAGCGGTAACATGGTAGGCCTGGACGCGCTGGATAACGGCAAGGGATTCATCGACACCGACAAAAACTACAAGGTTACAGACAAAGACAACCACTTTGCCGGTGGCGATATTATTCGCCCCCACCTGCTGACCACTGCTATCGGTCATGCCTCCATCGCCGTCGAGGGAATCCATAAATTTCTCATCGGTCAAGAACAGGCCGAACGTCGTCCCCAGGTTGACGTCCACCACTTCAACCTGTTGTCGGAATTACATCAACGTCATCTGGACCCGAAGGAATTCCCACATCAACCGACGCGCGGCACCGATACGGAAGACTACGCGGTTCACAACTATGAAAACCGTGCCGATAAACAAATCATCCCCCATGACCAGCTTTTCCTGGGTCATTTCGGATATGAAGAACGCAACCACCGTGAAGAAATTAAAATCGGCTCCGATGCCGTTCTTGGAAACTTTGACGAACGCCTCAATAGCGTGACCGAAGAACAAGCACAGGCCGAAGGCCAGCGGTGCATGAGCTGCGGCATGTGTTTCGAGTGCGACAATTGTATCATCTATTGCCCACAGGACGCCGTCTTCCGGGTCAAGAAAGATCAGGTTGCCATCGGTCGCTACGTCGATACGGATTACAATAAATGCATTGGCTGCCACATTTGTATGGACGTTTGCCCAACCGGCTACATCCAGATGGGCCTAGGGGAATAAGGTTTAGGGAACGGAGCACGCTGCGATGATCCATGTGAAAAGCCTGTTGGGTGTTTTATTTGCCGCTGTGTTGGTTTTGGCCATTGCCGCCCCTGCCGCTATGGCTGACAGCACGGTTCCCCTGCCAAGCCTGGCAAAGGCTTTCAAGGGCACGCAATGTGTCGAGCCTGCCGATGTCATGCGCCGCCAGCACATGACGTTCCTGGACCACCAGCGTGACGAAACCATGCGTCAGGGTATTCGCGGCAACAAATACAGTTTGCAACAATGTATTGACTGCCACGCCACCGCCGATCCGAAAATCATGGACGGTTCCGTGCGCACCCTGCAACCGTTCTGCGGCGAATGCCATGCTTACGCGGCTGTCAATATTGACTGCTTCGCCTGTCACAATCCGACGACTCCGCTGCAAACGTCAGGAAATGCCCCTCTCGACAAAATGATCGCCGCCCACATGGACAGCAAGAAGAGGGACAGCCAATGAGCACGTCGAAAACCTTTGATGTCGCCAGGCGCCGCTTGCTAAGTGGCGCTGCTGCCGTCGCCGGCATGGCCATCGCGCCGGGCGTTACCCTGATTGCCCCTGCTGATGCCCGCCAGGCTGGTGAGGCAGCATCTGACAAAGTCCGTTGGGGTTTGCTCATTGACGCCAATAAATGTGATGCCGGATGTGATGACTGTGTCGTCGCCTGCAGAACCGAAAACGGCTGGCAAGGCCACGAACGCCCAACCACCGACCCGCAATGGATCCGCAAGGTCAATTTGAAAGACAACAAGACAGGCGCAACCCTTTCCCTGCCGGTCATGTGCCAGCACTGTGAAAACCCGCCTTGTGTCGATGTTTGCCCAACCGGTGCTTCCATGCGCCGCGCCGATGGCATCGTTCTGGTTGACCGCCATACCTGCATTGGCTGCCGCTACTGCATGATGGCCTGCCCCTACAAGGCCCGCTCGTTTGTTCACGAAGATACCAGCGGTCAAAAACCCCACATGCCAAGAGGCAAAGGCACAGTGGAATCATGCACATTGTGCGCCCACCGTATTGATGTCGGCGGCACCCCGGCCTGTGTTGAGGCTTGCGGCCAAAAGGCAGGCAAGGAAGCAATGATGTTTGGCGATCTGAATGATCCGGATAGCGCCATTTCCAAAGAACTGGGCAAACGCGCCACCACTCGTTTGCGCGCCGATCTGGGCCTTGAGCCCGGCGTCCATTATCGTGGCCTGTAGGAGAGGATAAAAAAAATGAAACCAGTCCTCTTTACCCAAATCGAAGGAAATTCTGGCGCTTACTGGAGCTTGCTCGGCTGGCTCTCCGCCTTTGCCGCCGCGGGTTTTGGCGCCATGTGGTACATGGAACACAACGGCCACTGGGTCACTGGTATGAACAATCAGGTTGTCTGGGGAACGCCGCATGTGTTTGCCGTGTTCTTGATCGTCGCCGCTTCCGGGGCCTTGAACGTGGCCTCCATATCATCGGTTTTTGGCCGCACCATGTACAAACCGCTGGCCAGACTTTCGACCTTGCTGGCCCTGGCTTTGCTAGCTGGTGGGCTGATGGTGTTGTTGCTTGATCTGGGTCGGCCTGATCGGCTGATCGTGGCCATGACCAAATACAATTTCAAATCGATTTTCGCCTGGAACATCTTCCTTTACACCGGCTTTTTCGTCGTCGTCGGCATTTACATGTGGATGATGATGGAGCGGCGCATGAACCGCTATACCAAAATGGCAGGCATCGCCGCCTTCATCTGGCGGTTGGCGCTGACCACCGGTACCGGTTCTATTTTCGGCTTCCTTGTCGCCCGTCAGGCTTATGACGCCGCCATCATGGCGCCGATGTTTATCATCATGTCGTTCTCGTTTGGACTGGCCTTCTTCCTGCTGGTCCTGATGGTCAGTTGCAATGGCACGAGTCGCCCCCTTGGCGATGCGACCCTTGCCAAACTGAAAAATCTGCTCGGCGTATTTGTCGCCGCCGTGCTGTATTTCGTCACCGTGCAGCACCTGACCAACCTGTACGCCGCCGAACATCACGCCGTTGAGGCCTTCATCCTGCGTGATGGCGGCATTTACACGGCGGTTTTCTGGATCGGTCAAATCGCCATTGGCGGACTGGCCCCGCTTGCCCTGCTTTACCACCCCAGCACCGGCAAGGATCGCTCCATGATCGCGTTGGCCGCAGGGATGGTCATCGTCGGCGGCCTGGCCCAGATTTATGTGATTATCATTGGTGGACAAGCCTTTCCGCTGTCGATTTTCCCGGGCTACGAAGTTTCCAGCAGTTTCTTCGACGGGGTCGTTGCTTCATATAGTCCCAGCTTGCCTGAAATTGTGTTGGGCTTGAGCGGCATCGCCACCACCTTGCTGATCGTCGCTGTCGCTTTGCGCGCCCTGCCCTTCCTGCCAGCCAGCTTGGCTGACGCCGATGTGGATCCGCATTATGTCGCCCCGCCAGAACCGGAAGTTATCGAAGAAGATGCAAGCGAAGGCGATGAGGCTGGTGAAGTCGCCTGACTTCTCTGCCAATTATACGCTTATTGCGCTATAACACCCCCGGAGACGCCTGATGTGCCGATGGATCGCCTATAGTGGAGAGCCGATTTTTCTGGAAGAGCTTATAGCCAAACCGGAAAACTCGCTGCTGACCCAAAGCCTGCACGCCCGTGAGGCGAAGGTCGAAACCAATGGCGACGGCTTTGGTTTCGGCTGGTATGCGCACCGTGATGAGCCCGGCCATTACCGGGAAGTCCTGCCTGCATGGAATGATGAAAACCTGCGCAGCCTGTCGAGGCAAATTCGCTCACCGATGTTTTTCTCGCATGTTCGTGCCTCCACCGGCACTGCCACCAACCGGTCCAACTGCCATCCCTTCGTACAAGGGCGCTGGATGTTTATGCATAACGGACAGGTCGGTTCCTACGCCATCCTGCGTCGTCAGCTTGAGGGACTTATTCCTGATGAGCTTTACAGCCAGCGCATTGGCACCACCGATAGCGAGGCCCTGTTCCTGGCCGCTTATGGCCGCGGCCTGAATGATGACCCCTTCGGCGCGGTTTGTGCGACCATTGATGATATCCTCGATTTGATGGAGGAGGCGGAAATCAGCGAACCGCTGCGCTTCACCGCCGCCTTCGCCGATGGTAATGACATATACGCCTTTCGCTACAGCAGCGATGAATTCGCACCTTCCCTTTATCACTGTAAGGAAGATGACAGTCTGCTGATCGTCTCTGAGCCACTTGATGAAGGCAAACATGACTGGCAGGCCGTTCCCCAGGGACACGCCATCATCGGCAACGGCAAGGAAGGCGCGCCGCTGATCAAGGAAATGACCATGCGCCCCCGCAGCGGCAACTAGGAATACCTGTCTATGACTGAAGAACACCCATTCGCCCAATACGTCCGCATCATTGGTAAAGGACCGAACCTGTCCCGTCCTTTGAGCGGTGATGAAATGTATCAGGCGGCGACCATGATCATGAGAGGCGAGATTGAACCGCTTCAGCTTGGCGCTTTTCTGTGTATCCTGCGTATGCGCACGGAAGTGCCCGAGGAAGGTGCCGGTTTCGTGCGCGCCGTCCGCGATACGTTGGAGCTTCCGCAAGACATTCCCGAAGTTGATCTGGACTGGTCGTCCTATTCCGGCAAGAAACGCCAGTTGCCCTGGTTTCTACTGGCCGCCCAGTTACTGGCGCAGAGCGGTGTTCGCATTTTCATGCAAGGAACGGAAGGCCACACGCCGGATCGGGTATATTCACGCGAGGCTTTGCAATCCCTTGGTATTCCCATTGCCGGTTCACTGAGCGAAGCCGCCGAGCACATCAGAAAAACTAACTTCGGCTTTTTGCCATTGGCCCAATTGTCACCAAAACTTCAGGAAATTATTGACCTGAAACCGGTGCTTGGTCTGCGCTCGCCGGTCAATACCTTCGGGCGCATGGTTAATCCGTTCAATGCCGCCCACGAAATTCAAACCGTCTTCCACCCCAATTATCGCGACGTACACCGCGACACCGCCAATCTTTTGGGTCAGAAGCACATGGCTGTGTTCAAGGGTGAAGGTGGTGAGGTCGAACGGCGACCGCAAAAACCGGTTGAAGTACAAAGCCTGCATAATGGCGTCTTAAGTGAAGAAGAATGGCCAGCCCTGCTACCCGAAGACAGCATCAAAATTGACGAGGATATGAATCTTGAACGCCTGAAAACCATCTGGAGCGGCGAGGAACAGGACACCTACGCCACTGCCGCTGTTACCGGAACGGCGGCCATTGTCTTGCGTTTACTGGGTCGCGCAGACAGCCCCGCCGACGCCACCACTTTGGCTGAAAAAATGTGGACCGAGCGCAACACATCCCGGTTAGGGGATTAACCAAGTATGGCGCACATTCTGATTTCAGCAGCTCACAAGTCATCGGGCAAGACCACGGTCTCAATCGGTCTGGCTGCGGCGTTGACCGGTCAGGGGCTGAATGTGCAAACATTCAAGAAAGGGCCCGACTACATCGACCCCATGTGGCTGGCTCGGGCGACAGCCACTCCTTGCCGTAATCTCGACTACTACACCATGAGCGCCCAAGAAATTCTTGCGACATTTTCCGGCCATTCCCACGGCGCTGATTTTTCATTGATTGAAGGCAACAAGGGCCTTTTTGACGGCCTTGACCTTGAAGGTGGCAATTCCAACGCCGCCCTGGCGACCTTGCTCGGCGCGCCGGTGATCCTGGTTATTGACGCCCGCGGCATGACCCGCGGCATCGCTCCGCTGATCCTTGGTTATCAAGCCTTCGACCCGGCCCTTAACATCGCTGGTGTTATCCTTAACAAAGTCGGTGGCCCGCGCCACGAGCGCAAACTACGCGCCATTATCGAACACTACACAAACGTACCGGTGCTGGGCGCCGTCCACCGTGACGAACGACTTGAAATCGCCGAGCGGCATCTTGGATTAACACCCAGCAACGAGGCACCGGAGGCGGACGCAAAAATTTCCGCCATTGCGTCCCTGATCGCAGCGCAAGTTGATCTGGATGCCATCAAACGCATTGCCGCAACAGCGATCGACCTTGCTGCCTCCGCCCTTCCCAGACCCAGCGCCAGCAACGCCGATCTCACCATCGGGGTGGCCAAAGACTCCGCCTTCGGTTTTTACTATCCGGGCGATCTGGAAGCACTGGAAGACGCCGGCGCAAAACTGATCACCATCGACATGACCAAAGATACGGCGTTGCCAGAAATTGACGGCCTGTTCATCGGTGGCGGTTTTCCTGAAACCCGCATGGCCGAACTTGAAGCCAACACGGCCATGCGTGACGCCGTTGCCCGGGCCATTGATGACGGCCTTCCGGCCTACGCAGAATGTGGCGGTTTGATGTATTTGGCGCGCTCTTTAACATGGAACGGCGAGACCCATGCCATGGCAGGGGTGATTGCCGGTGATGTTATCATGCACAAAACAGCCCAAGGTCGTGGGTACGTACGTTTACGCGAAACAGGGAATGGTCCGTGGCCATTAGTCGATGCTGGCGGCAGGCCGGGCGAAATTCCGGCCCATGAATTTCACTATTCATCCATTGAAAACCTTGAAGGCGACCCCAACTTCGCTTACGAAGTGCTGCGCGGTCATGGTTTTGACGGCAAGCACGATGGTCTGGTTTATCGCAACCTGCTTGCCAGTTACGCCCACCTTCGCGATGTCGGGGCCAACCGCTGGGCGGCGCGCTTTATCAATTTTGTCAGGTCATGTAAAAAATCTTCGGCCAAAAACATCAAGAACCAGGAACAGTCTTAATGAATGCACCATCATCCGTTTACATCATCGGCGCCGGGCCGGGTGATCCCGACCTGTTAACCATCAAGGCGGCCAGACTTCTAAAAGAAGCCGAAGTCGTGGTTTTTGACCGCCTGGTGTCCGAAGAGATTCTGGAACTGGTGCCAGCGGGCACAACCCGTATTTTCGCCGGCAAAGCGGCCCGTGACCACCATATGCCACAAGAGGAAATCAACGAGTTACTGGTTTCACTGGCAAAAAGCGGCCGCAAAGTTGTGCGCCTGAAAGGTGGCGATCCGTTTATCTTCGGTCGTGGCAGCGAGGAATCACTGTATCTTGCCAAAAACAATATACCCTTTGAAATCGTTCCCGGAATCACAGCCTCTGCCGGATGCGGGTCCTACGCCGGTATCCCCCTGACTCACCGAGGACTGGCGACGGGAGTGCGTTTCGTCACCGGCCATTGTCGTGAAGGCAAGCATCTGGACCTGAACTGGCAAAGTCTCGCCGACCCGGAAACCACACTGGTCATTTACATGGGGTTGATCAACGTCGCCAAAATCAGAGACGAGCTTATAAAGGCAGGGCTCCCTGCAGACACCCCGGCGGGCGCCATCGAGCGGGGTACTACAGCCGAACAGAGAACAATCCTGACAACACTGGAAGAACTGCCCGCGTGCATTGAAAAGGCCGAGTTGAAAGCCCCGAGCCTTCTGATTATCGGTCGCGTCGTTCAACTGGCCGAAGAATTAAGCTGGCATATTCCGGCTATGGACTGCGATGTTGAAGCGCACGGATGAGACCCTGCTACTGGTCGCACACGGCTCATCAAGACCCGGTGGTGATAATCCGGTTGCCATGCAGGCCCGGCATCTTAAGTCGTTAGGGTTGTTCGGTGATGTAAGTTGCGGTTTTTTAAAGCAAGCGCCGTTTCTTTCTGATGTGTTAAACCAGATTCACACCGACAAGCTCACCGTCGTGCCCATGTTAAGTGGCCACGGTTACATTACAGACACCCTGATCCCTGAAGCCCTTGCGGTGCTTGAAGGCACCCACAATGTCAGGCTTTGCCAACCGCTTGGCAGTCATTCCGGCATTGCCGATATTATGGCAGAGCGGGCCAACTCGATTATCACATCGCAAAGCCTCGATCCTGCTGACGTGTCGATTCTTGTTGCCGCCCACGGCAATACCGGCAATCCCGAAAATGCCGTGCAGGCAAGATCCCTGGCCGGGCGTATCCAAGCCATGACAAATGGCGCCCCAACCGACGCTGTCTTTATCGAGGAAGAACCCTTTATTTCAAACTGGCCCACGATGACAACAGCGAACAACCTGATTGTCCTGCCGTATCTGATCGGCGGCGGTTTGCACGGGGCTGAGGATGTACCTGAAATGCTTGGTCTCGATGCCACTGACCCGGCCTTTGACGCGCTTTCCCGCAACACCCCCTTCATCGGCCCTTTAAGCGCCCACAACCGCTCAATCTGGTGTTGCCGGGCGCTTGGTTTTGAACCGACGATTGGCGACATTATTCTTGATCTGGCGGGTTAGAAACCCGGCCAAAGAACCTTTTCCTTGGCCAATGGCAAACTTATTCCCATTCTTTCATACTTGTTATGTCCATATGGCCGGGATATTGCTAGAATGTTGCTAAACAGATCTGCCATGCCAATACACATGTGAGGATCGGGGCATTGGTTTCAACGGTGAACATTCATAAAAAGCCGCATCTGCTGATAGTTGAAGACGATGAAATGATGCAGTCGTTGCTTGCGGTCTATCTGGAGCAGGAAGGCTACGACATAACCGCGGTCCTGACCGGCAAGGACATGTTTTCAGTTCTAAGCAAACGTTCGGCTGATTTGATTCTGCTCGACCTCACCCTGCCCGATGAGGATGGGCTGACCCTGGCACGCCAGGTCCGCGCCCGTTCAAGCGTACCGATCATTATCATGACCGCCCGCAAAGGTATGGAAGACCGGCTGGCTGGCCTTGATATTGGTGCTGATGATTTCCTGACCAAGCCATTCGACCCACGCGAGTTGGTCTTAAGGGTGCGCAATGTCCTTAAACGTACCGGCGACGCAACCCGCGAGGAAAATCAGGTTGTTGGTTTCGATGGATGGAAAATGGATATGACATCGCGCACCCTGACCGGGCCTGACGAAACCGACGTACCTCTTACAAGTGGTGAATTTAATCTTCTTGCCGCCCTGATCAAGTCACCCGGCCGGGTTCAGTCGCGCGACTATTTGCTCGACGCCATCGCCCGAAATGACGAGCCGCCATCTGACCGTATGATCGATGTTTTCGTCAGTCGTCTGCGCAAAAAAATCGGCAAGAATTCAGGTGAGCAAAACTACATCGTTACTGTGCCAGGGCATGGCTACAAGTTCACAGGACCTCTGGATTAATTAATCAGCCAGAATTTCCCGGCCCAGTGCCTGGGTCAGCACCATGTAGAGCTTGCCCATGTCCGAGGACAGGAAGATTGTCGAAAGGACGCCCTGCTGGTCGCGTTTACGTGCCTCAGCAAGGAAGTTTTTGAATTCATCCAGATAACGTGAAACATAATTGCGGAATTCCTGATCGCTCTGGTAGCGTTGCTTGATTGAGGCCAGACGGGCTTTCTCGCGGAAGCCCAGCATCTTGCGAACGAACAGGCCCTTCTCGCCCTTATTAAAGCGTTTCCAGTCATCCTCACTAATCGATGTTTCCATAAGACGGCTCATATCAACGGCAAGAGATTGCAGACGTTCAGAGATAAATGTTGCGCGACGCAGGAAGTCATCAAGCCCGGCTTCCTTGGCGTGAGCCTTCAAGGCAACCACAAGTTCAGAAGCGTCCCCAACAGTCAGTTTCATCTCTTCGGTTTGTTCCTTAAGGGCCGCCGTAACGGTCTCTGCCTGCTTGCTCACCTGTCCTGCGGTCTGGCCAAGAATGCCCGCGCTTTCGCGAACCAGCTTATCCCAGTGATTGATTTGCCCCAGCGCCTTGGCGGTAACCTTGTCTATTTCTTTCGCCCGGGAGCCCATGGAACCGGCCAGCGACGACATTCCCGTTTCAGCCTTTTCATAGGCACCGGAAAGATTTTGCAGCTGGTTGCGCAAAGAATCATAGGCACCGTCCATTGTCGAAGACATTTGCTTTGTACGGATTGAGGCTTCCTTGGAATGACGGCGCATCAATTCGCCAATCTTCTCAAGCTTGGCGGTACCGGCATTGGTGGCACGGGTCATTTCATCAGTGCGCTGGGCCATGGACATACCAATACGCGCCAACCTTGTGGTGACATCATCAGATGTCGTCGCCAGTTCACCCGAATGCTCGCCAAAAGTTTTCACTGCGGCGTCAATAGTCTCGACAGCGCGCCTGGCGTTGTCCGTCATATTCTGTGTGGTTTGCTCAAGGGTTTCTCCAACTCCCTGAATTTGATCGTTAACCCTTATGCCGGTTTCATCCAGCTTGCTGACTTTTTCGTCAAAAATTTCACCAACACTGTCAAAATCGGTTTTCACTTTTTCGGAGCTTGCGGCCAGATTGTCGGAATGACGGTTTAAGGCATTTGTCACCAAATTCATGAGCGTCGCAGCGCGATCAACACTGATCGTCACCTCGTGTGAGCGTTCGTGCAAAACATCGCCGACCTTGCTCATGTTAGCAAGCGCATTGCCCGAGGCACCCGACAGGCCTGAAGCCTGCTGATGGAGTTGATCGCCAAAGGATTTAAGATGTCCACTGGCTTCGTCATAAGCCTTGTTCAAATCCTGACGACGTGTCTGCAACAACTGGCCAACTTCGCCCAGGCGTTCTCCGGCATTGGTCAGGGATGTATCGAGATCGCCGCCATGTAGCCTCAAGGATTGGGCAACACCCTCAAGCCTGCTCGATGCGCGTTCCGTCGCTTCGGTGGCGCCCATCACCTGTTCACGCAAAATTTCCCCTGCTTTTTTAAGATTTTCGGATGCGTCCTCTGACGCCATCCCGACTTCGGCTTCGCTTGACTTTAAGGTTTTACTGACCTGCTCCAGCATCTCAATGGCTTTTGCCTTGGTGCCATCAAGTTCACCGATTTGATGCCCCAAAGAAGCACCAGCATCGGCCAGGCGTTGGGCAGTTTGCTCACCTATATTGCCCAATTCCTCAGTCCGTTCGGCAAATTCACCACCGGATATACGAATACGCTCAGATGCCTGATCACTGGCTTTTGTCAGATCATCAACCTGCCTGTTCATGGCCCCGGAAACCAGAGTGATCAACTTGGCAGCTTTCTCAGACGCCAGGGCGATCTCGCGGGATCGATCTTGCAATGCCGAGCCGACATGAACGATATCCTCGACCGCCGCACCCGATACACTATCCAACCCGTCAGATTGCTTTTGCAAGGACTCCCCGGCAGCCAGCATACGTGTCGCAGCCTGATCCGAAGCGACAGTCATGTTCAGCAACCCACGACGAATTTCTTCGCCAACACCCCTGAGTTTAACCGTCGTCCGGTCTGACTGTTTGTCCAAGTCTTCGGAACGTTCAAGCATGGTTGTCGCAACCTGATCAATATGACTGGTCACCCGGCCGGAAACCTGATTCAATTTTTCGCTCTCTAAGTTGAGCCGGTTTGACGCCACATCGATCCGTTGCTCTGCCGTGTCAGAAACGGTGGTGATTTTATCTGTCGCTATTGTCGATGTCTCGGTCATATGGTGATGAGCCATATCAGCCGTTTCGGACATCCGGAATTTAGCCAAATCCGATGTTTCCGTAAGATGGATGGCTGCGACGCCGGATGCTTCCTCGATTCCACCTTTAACCGCCACGGCAGTTTCAGTCATTGACTTGGTTGCGCCGGATGATTGCTCAAGAATTTTACGGGTCTGATCAGCGACAATATTTCCAAGCTCGCTTAATCGCTTGCTGGCGTCTTCTGATGATCCCTTGATCTCCTCAACCCGGCGGGTAAGCGACGCT
Coding sequences within:
- the cobA gene encoding uroporphyrinogen-III C-methyltransferase, which produces MNAPSSVYIIGAGPGDPDLLTIKAARLLKEAEVVVFDRLVSEEILELVPAGTTRIFAGKAARDHHMPQEEINELLVSLAKSGRKVVRLKGGDPFIFGRGSEESLYLAKNNIPFEIVPGITASAGCGSYAGIPLTHRGLATGVRFVTGHCREGKHLDLNWQSLADPETTLVIYMGLINVAKIRDELIKAGLPADTPAGAIERGTTAEQRTILTTLEELPACIEKAELKAPSLLIIGRVVQLAEELSWHIPAMDCDVEAHG
- a CDS encoding response regulator transcription factor, with translation MNIHKKPHLLIVEDDEMMQSLLAVYLEQEGYDITAVLTGKDMFSVLSKRSADLILLDLTLPDEDGLTLARQVRARSSVPIIIMTARKGMEDRLAGLDIGADDFLTKPFDPRELVLRVRNVLKRTGDATREENQVVGFDGWKMDMTSRTLTGPDETDVPLTSGEFNLLAALIKSPGRVQSRDYLLDAIARNDEPPSDRMIDVFVSRLRKKIGKNSGEQNYIVTVPGHGYKFTGPLD